One window of Pseudomonas sp. FP198 genomic DNA carries:
- a CDS encoding ZIP family metal transporter → MDQPTSRIRSPWRTWLDPVQNNLLLGVSFWLGLALVAVLLLYSGYNALVGADRQHLGYAALGGLSGFAATALGAMMAVVLRDISSRTQDIMLGFAAGMMLAASSFSLILPGIEAAQVICGNQLLAALVVVVGLGFGVALMVGLDRFVPHEHELSGRRGPEAKRINRVWLFVLAITLHNLPEGMAIGVSFANGDLKVGLPLTTAIAIQDIPEGLAIAMALRVTGISTLRAALIAVGSGLMEPLGAVIGLGMSSGVAVAYPISLGLAAGAMIFVVSHEVIPETHRNGHETPATLGLMMGFAVMMFLDTALG, encoded by the coding sequence ATGGACCAGCCCACCTCCCGGATCCGATCACCCTGGCGTACCTGGCTTGATCCTGTGCAAAACAACCTGCTGCTGGGCGTGAGCTTCTGGCTGGGATTGGCACTGGTCGCCGTACTGCTGCTGTATAGCGGCTACAACGCCCTGGTGGGGGCCGATCGTCAACACCTCGGCTACGCGGCATTGGGTGGGTTATCCGGTTTTGCCGCTACCGCGCTGGGGGCGATGATGGCGGTGGTGCTACGCGATATCTCATCGCGGACCCAGGACATCATGCTCGGTTTCGCTGCCGGGATGATGCTCGCGGCCAGCTCGTTTTCGCTGATATTGCCGGGGATCGAGGCTGCGCAGGTCATCTGCGGCAACCAGTTGCTCGCGGCCCTGGTGGTCGTTGTCGGTCTCGGGTTCGGCGTCGCGTTGATGGTCGGGCTCGACCGCTTCGTGCCTCACGAACATGAGCTGAGTGGGCGCCGCGGTCCCGAGGCCAAGCGCATCAACCGGGTGTGGTTGTTCGTCCTCGCGATCACCCTGCACAACCTGCCGGAGGGCATGGCCATCGGCGTCAGCTTTGCCAATGGCGATCTCAAGGTCGGTCTGCCCCTGACCACCGCTATCGCGATCCAGGACATCCCCGAAGGCCTTGCCATTGCCATGGCGCTGCGTGTGACCGGGATCAGCACCCTGCGGGCCGCGCTTATCGCGGTCGGCTCGGGATTGATGGAACCGCTGGGTGCGGTGATCGGCCTGGGCATGTCCTCGGGCGTGGCCGTGGCTTATCCCATCAGCCTCGGACTGGCGGCGGGGGCGATGATCTTCGTGGTGTCCCATGAAGTCATCCCGGAAACCCATCGCAACGGCCATGAGACACCCGCGACCCTGGGCCTGATGATGGGCTTTGCGGTGATGATGTTCCTCGACACCGCGCTGGGCTGA
- a CDS encoding general stress protein, with protein sequence MANTGNNNPGNFANDREKASEAGKKGGQASGGNFANDPERAAEAGRKGGHMSGGNFANDPERAAEAGRKGGQASGGNFANDPERASEAGRKGGQASGGNFANDREKASEAGKKGGENSHGGGRKS encoded by the coding sequence ATGGCAAATACAGGTAATAACAACCCTGGCAATTTCGCTAACGATCGTGAGAAAGCATCGGAAGCCGGCAAGAAAGGCGGCCAGGCATCGGGTGGCAACTTCGCCAACGATCCGGAACGCGCAGCCGAGGCCGGCCGTAAGGGTGGCCATATGTCGGGTGGCAATTTTGCCAACGATCCGGAACGTGCCGCAGAGGCCGGCCGCAAAGGTGGTCAAGCCTCGGGTGGCAATTTTGCCAATGACCCTGAGCGGGCCTCTGAAGCAGGTCGCAAAGGTGGCCAGGCGTCGGGCGGCAACTTTGCCAACGACCGGGAAAAAGCTTCCGAGGCTGGCAAGAAAGGCGGTGAAAACAGCCACGGTGGCGGTCGTAAATCGTAA
- a CDS encoding LysR family transcriptional regulator, translating to MTLKQIRAFLAVAQSLSFAVAGERLHLSQSALSLTIKALEEGLGGRLFSRNTRNVALTPEGESLLPLARRLVADWENAEDEMRQRFTLQRGRVTLAAMPSFAGNLLPPILKTFRARFPNVNVTVNDVINEQVLEMVRDRHVELGVAFEPMQSSSLAFTPLYLDRFVAVVPLDSPLAQLGEIRWQMLLEQPFITLQRPSTVRVMLEEHLQARGLKLPVEFESHQLATVGRMVASGLGVSAVPALCVGQMHELGARCITLSDPVIERAIGVLTKPGHELSAAAQAMFDTLRGQDMGMQLPLA from the coding sequence ATGACCCTCAAGCAAATCCGCGCCTTCCTTGCCGTGGCCCAGAGCCTGAGCTTCGCCGTCGCCGGCGAGCGGCTGCATCTGTCCCAATCGGCCCTGAGCCTGACGATCAAGGCCCTGGAAGAAGGGCTGGGTGGCCGCCTGTTCAGTCGTAACACTCGTAACGTGGCGTTGACGCCCGAAGGTGAATCGCTGCTGCCACTGGCACGCCGCTTGGTGGCCGACTGGGAAAACGCCGAGGATGAAATGCGCCAGCGCTTCACCTTGCAGCGCGGCCGCGTGACGCTGGCGGCGATGCCCTCGTTTGCCGGCAACCTGCTGCCGCCGATCCTCAAGACCTTCCGCGCCCGGTTCCCGAATGTCAACGTCACGGTCAACGACGTGATCAACGAGCAGGTGCTGGAAATGGTCCGCGATCGTCACGTAGAGCTGGGCGTTGCGTTCGAGCCGATGCAAAGTTCATCGCTGGCGTTCACGCCGTTGTACCTGGATCGTTTCGTCGCGGTGGTGCCGCTGGATTCGCCCTTGGCCCAGCTCGGCGAGATACGTTGGCAAATGCTGCTGGAGCAGCCGTTCATCACCTTGCAACGACCCTCGACGGTACGGGTGATGCTCGAAGAGCATCTGCAGGCTCGCGGCCTGAAATTGCCGGTCGAGTTTGAAAGCCATCAATTGGCGACTGTCGGACGGATGGTTGCCAGCGGCCTGGGCGTGAGCGCCGTGCCTGCCCTGTGTGTCGGCCAGATGCACGAGCTGGGCGCCCGCTGCATCACCCTCAGCGATCCGGTCATAGAACGGGCCATTGGCGTGCTGACCAAGCCGGGTCATGAATTGTCGGCGGCGGCCCAGGCGATGTTCGATACGCTCAGGGGGCAGGATATGGGCATGCAGTTACCTTTGGCATAA
- a CDS encoding DUF3618 domain-containing protein, giving the protein MKDEFKTESEKSPETIEREIDEQRAHISHIVDALGSKFTPGQMLDQALGLVKGNGAEFFGNLGTTVRNNPVPTVLTTVGLCWLMLGQNHPPRVGYRVGPDQDASGWSEGLSGGLDSARNHLHDTTHSLREGFHQLKDKASHLADGLGASARHARHSATQTGDRLAHGSQDLGDQFSRLLKEQPLMMAAAGIALGAMLGAALPSTSTEQRVMGKTSAGLADKAKQKAREGYETVRDTVSKTTEHRDEPSPATATGHAHSGADLSGGLGTS; this is encoded by the coding sequence ATGAAGGATGAATTCAAGACCGAATCGGAAAAAAGCCCGGAAACCATCGAGCGTGAAATCGACGAGCAACGCGCCCATATCAGCCACATCGTCGACGCCTTGGGCAGCAAGTTCACGCCAGGGCAGATGCTTGATCAGGCCCTGGGCCTGGTGAAGGGCAATGGCGCGGAATTTTTCGGCAATCTGGGCACGACGGTACGCAACAATCCGGTGCCAACCGTGCTGACCACGGTGGGCTTGTGCTGGCTGATGCTCGGCCAGAATCATCCGCCCCGGGTCGGTTATCGCGTTGGACCCGACCAGGACGCCAGCGGCTGGAGCGAGGGGCTGTCGGGTGGCCTGGACAGCGCGCGCAATCATCTGCATGACACCACCCATTCCTTGCGCGAAGGTTTTCACCAGCTCAAGGACAAGGCGTCGCATCTGGCTGATGGCCTCGGGGCGAGCGCCCGTCATGCGCGGCACAGCGCTACGCAGACAGGCGACCGCCTGGCCCATGGCTCCCAGGACCTGGGTGATCAGTTCAGCCGCCTGCTCAAGGAGCAACCGCTGATGATGGCGGCTGCAGGTATCGCCTTGGGCGCCATGCTCGGGGCTGCCTTACCCAGCACGTCGACCGAACAGCGGGTGATGGGCAAGACCAGCGCCGGCCTGGCCGACAAGGCCAAGCAAAAGGCCCGGGAGGGCTATGAAACGGTGCGCGATACGGTGAGCAAGACCACCGAGCACCGTGATGAGCCAAGCCCTGCGACGGCCACCGGGCACGCGCATTCCGGCGCGGATCTGTCTGGCGGCCTGGGTACCTCGTAA
- a CDS encoding ferritin-like domain-containing protein, with product MATPKENLLDWLNDAHAMEQQAEKMLKAQAERLEHYPVLKARIEQHIEETLGQQKLVEQCIQRLGGSPSMLKDMAGKLMAFGQAMGGMAMSDEVVKGAMSGYVFENLEIASYTVLIEAAKVAGDVETQKACEQILPQEIAMAEWLRDHLPEITQAFLERSANPHTEAKR from the coding sequence ATGGCAACCCCTAAAGAGAACCTGCTGGATTGGCTCAACGACGCTCATGCCATGGAACAGCAAGCGGAGAAAATGCTCAAGGCCCAGGCCGAGCGGCTGGAGCACTACCCCGTGCTCAAGGCGCGGATCGAACAGCACATCGAAGAGACGCTCGGCCAGCAGAAGCTGGTGGAACAATGCATCCAGCGCCTGGGCGGTAGCCCGTCGATGCTCAAGGACATGGCCGGCAAGCTGATGGCGTTCGGTCAAGCCATGGGTGGCATGGCGATGAGCGACGAAGTGGTCAAGGGCGCCATGAGTGGCTACGTCTTCGAGAACCTGGAAATTGCTTCGTACACGGTGCTGATCGAAGCGGCGAAAGTGGCCGGTGACGTGGAAACCCAAAAGGCCTGCGAGCAGATTCTGCCGCAGGAAATCGCCATGGCTGAATGGCTGCGCGATCACCTGCCGGAAATCACCCAGGCGTTCCTTGAGCGTTCGGCCAATCCGCATACCGAAGCCAAGCGCTGA
- a CDS encoding ferritin-like domain-containing protein produces MARTTVTDLFIHELSDVYSAEKQITRALPRMARATTNPLLAQAFNDHLEETQGQIERIDTLVEVAGIKLKRMKCVAMEGLVEESKELIEEIEKGAVLDAGLIGAAQKVEHYEIASYGTLIAMAKHLNLGDEVVGLLLATLKEEKATDEKLSKIAEQGGNQAATMET; encoded by the coding sequence ATGGCCAGAACAACCGTGACGGACCTGTTCATTCATGAACTGTCCGATGTCTACAGCGCCGAAAAGCAGATCACTCGTGCCTTGCCGCGCATGGCCCGGGCCACCACCAACCCTTTGCTGGCGCAAGCCTTCAACGATCATCTTGAGGAAACCCAAGGCCAGATCGAACGCATCGACACCCTCGTCGAAGTGGCGGGTATCAAGCTCAAGCGCATGAAATGCGTCGCCATGGAAGGGCTGGTGGAAGAGTCCAAGGAGCTGATCGAAGAAATCGAAAAAGGCGCAGTGCTCGATGCGGGGCTGATCGGTGCCGCACAGAAAGTCGAACACTATGAAATCGCCAGCTACGGCACGTTGATCGCCATGGCCAAACATTTGAACCTGGGCGATGAAGTGGTCGGGTTGCTGCTGGCGACGCTCAAGGAAGAGAAAGCCACCGACGAGAAACTTTCGAAGATCGCCGAGCAGGGCGGTAACCAGGCGGCGACGATGGAAACCTGA
- a CDS encoding metallothionein, translating into MSELQCGCPGCHCEVDPERVFNHDGEAYCSQACAEQHPNGEPCPAADCHCEQSGKVGERDITNNQLDEALEETFPASDPISP; encoded by the coding sequence ATGAGCGAACTGCAGTGTGGCTGCCCCGGCTGCCATTGCGAGGTAGATCCCGAGCGGGTGTTCAATCATGACGGCGAGGCCTATTGCAGCCAGGCCTGCGCGGAACAACACCCGAATGGCGAGCCATGTCCGGCGGCGGATTGTCATTGCGAACAAAGTGGCAAGGTCGGCGAGCGGGACATTACCAACAATCAACTGGATGAAGCGCTGGAGGAAACATTCCCGGCCAGCGATCCGATTTCACCCTGA
- a CDS encoding NAD-dependent protein deacetylase, which produces MPDDLHRDPVEQLQEYLAGRRFLVLTGAGISTPSGIPDYRDSDGVRRGRQPMMYQEFLARPEARRRYWARAMLGWPRLRQARPNQAHEALAALQGQARISGLITQNVDALHDRAGSRDVIELHGSLHRVLCLDCGQPSERQQIQLLMEDQNPYLAGVDAVQAPDGDTLLDPAFEARFQVPRCPHCDGERLKPDVVFFGENVAATTATRATEAVGQADGLLVVGSSLMAYSAFRLCRAIKDQGKPLLAINRGKTRADELLDLKVEVACEDLLPLLI; this is translated from the coding sequence ATGCCCGACGATCTTCACCGTGACCCCGTCGAACAATTGCAGGAATACCTGGCCGGGCGGCGCTTCCTGGTGCTCACCGGAGCGGGCATCAGCACGCCGTCCGGCATACCCGACTACCGGGACAGCGACGGTGTGCGACGGGGCAGGCAACCGATGATGTACCAGGAGTTCCTCGCCAGGCCCGAAGCGCGACGGCGCTACTGGGCGCGAGCGATGCTGGGCTGGCCACGCTTGCGCCAGGCACGGCCGAACCAGGCCCATGAGGCCTTGGCGGCGTTGCAGGGCCAGGCGCGCATCAGCGGCTTGATCACCCAGAATGTCGACGCCTTGCATGACCGGGCCGGCAGCCGCGATGTCATCGAGTTGCACGGCAGCCTGCATCGGGTGCTGTGCCTGGACTGCGGCCAGCCGAGCGAGCGGCAGCAGATCCAGTTGTTGATGGAGGACCAGAACCCGTACCTGGCCGGTGTCGATGCGGTGCAAGCGCCCGACGGCGATACCTTGCTGGACCCGGCCTTCGAGGCACGCTTTCAAGTCCCCCGCTGCCCGCATTGCGATGGCGAACGCTTGAAACCAGACGTGGTGTTCTTTGGTGAAAACGTCGCCGCCACCACCGCGACTCGCGCCACCGAGGCTGTCGGGCAGGCGGATGGATTGCTGGTGGTGGGTTCATCGCTGATGGCGTATTCGGCCTTTCGCCTGTGCCGGGCGATCAAGGATCAGGGCAAGCCGCTGCTGGCGATCAACCGCGGCAAGACCCGCGCCGATGAGCTGTTGGATTTGAAGGTTGAAGTGGCTTGCGAAGACTTGTTGCCACTGCTGATCTAA
- a CDS encoding phage holin family protein, whose product MNRPDPDIQRPAGASTPENDASVMGLLRQLTHEVPSLFTKELALAKAEFQASLNTLKAGIAGVAGGAMVLMAGFIILLMAVVYGLSTMMAPWLAALIVGVVVMIIGFVMVQSGKKQFEPSHFKPDRTLDALHKDQEALRRKAS is encoded by the coding sequence ATGAATCGACCAGACCCGGATATCCAGCGTCCCGCCGGCGCCTCGACGCCCGAAAACGATGCCTCGGTCATGGGCTTGCTGCGGCAATTGACCCACGAAGTCCCCTCGCTCTTCACCAAGGAGCTGGCGCTGGCCAAGGCTGAATTCCAGGCGAGCCTAAACACCCTCAAGGCGGGTATCGCCGGCGTGGCCGGCGGCGCCATGGTGCTGATGGCCGGCTTCATCATCCTGCTGATGGCGGTGGTGTATGGCCTGAGCACGATGATGGCGCCCTGGCTGGCCGCACTGATTGTCGGCGTGGTGGTGATGATCATCGGTTTTGTCATGGTTCAGTCCGGCAAGAAGCAATTCGAGCCGTCCCACTTCAAGCCTGACCGAACGCTCGACGCCTTGCACAAAGACCAGGAAGCCCTGCGGAGGAAAGCCTCATGA
- a CDS encoding saccharopine dehydrogenase C-terminal domain-containing protein: protein MNHQVAFSGHLVFIGFGSIARATLPLVLGQDHIEVRQITVIAPVIDQNLWFKDRGIRFVRKALTEQTFAQTLDRWVRPGDFIVNLSVEVSSLAVIEYACAKGALYLDTCVEPWAGGYDDPHLDFSHRTNYALRYQVLSLRKKLAGGPTAVVAHGANPGLITHLLKAGLVELAVQLEQPIPQCRDGVDWARLCMELGIKVIHFAERDTQRSRQPKEDDEFVNTWSVEGFISEGSQPAELAWGSHERTWPTSARRHRFGSRNAIYLARPSASVLVKTWTPLGGPCLGLMITHHETASTADLLTVKDQRRLIYRPTLHYAYHPCNDALLSVHELIGRGWQPQARQRILNGEIDSGGADALGVLFMGHELNAYWFGSVLSIDEARALVPFNSATTLQVAAGVLSGIVWAVEHPDRGIVEPEQLDHERVLEVARPYLGTLLGQRTDWTPSGTSQKPSEDGAADGWQFEHFTRF, encoded by the coding sequence ATGAACCATCAGGTTGCGTTCAGCGGCCACCTGGTCTTCATCGGTTTCGGCTCCATCGCCCGGGCTACTTTGCCATTGGTATTGGGGCAGGACCATATAGAGGTCAGGCAAATAACCGTGATCGCGCCGGTGATCGACCAGAACCTCTGGTTCAAGGACCGGGGGATCCGTTTTGTCCGCAAAGCGTTAACCGAGCAAACCTTCGCGCAAACGCTGGATCGCTGGGTCAGGCCCGGCGACTTCATCGTCAATCTTTCGGTGGAAGTCAGCTCCCTGGCGGTTATCGAATATGCCTGCGCCAAAGGCGCGCTGTACCTGGATACCTGTGTCGAACCGTGGGCCGGCGGCTATGACGATCCGCACCTGGATTTTTCCCATCGCACCAATTACGCGCTGCGTTATCAGGTCCTGAGCCTGCGCAAGAAGTTGGCGGGAGGGCCGACGGCGGTGGTCGCTCACGGGGCCAATCCGGGCTTGATCACCCACTTGCTGAAGGCCGGCCTGGTGGAGCTGGCCGTGCAGTTGGAGCAGCCGATACCTCAATGCCGCGACGGTGTCGATTGGGCCAGGTTATGCATGGAGCTGGGGATCAAGGTGATTCATTTTGCCGAGCGTGATACCCAGCGTTCCCGGCAACCCAAGGAGGACGATGAGTTCGTCAACACCTGGTCGGTGGAGGGCTTCATCAGTGAAGGCAGCCAGCCGGCGGAACTGGCTTGGGGCAGCCATGAGCGAACCTGGCCGACGTCCGCCCGGCGCCATCGCTTCGGCAGTCGCAATGCGATCTACCTGGCACGCCCGAGCGCCAGCGTGCTGGTCAAGACCTGGACACCATTGGGCGGTCCGTGCCTGGGGTTGATGATTACTCATCATGAAACCGCTTCCACAGCTGACCTGCTTACCGTGAAGGACCAGCGTCGGCTGATCTATCGACCGACGCTGCATTACGCCTATCACCCCTGCAATGACGCCTTGCTCTCGGTCCACGAGCTGATCGGTCGCGGCTGGCAACCCCAAGCCCGGCAGCGCATCCTCAACGGCGAAATCGACAGCGGCGGGGCAGATGCGCTGGGGGTGTTGTTCATGGGGCATGAGCTGAATGCCTACTGGTTTGGCTCGGTGCTGAGCATTGACGAAGCTCGCGCGCTGGTGCCCTTCAACAGCGCCACCACCCTGCAAGTGGCGGCAGGCGTGCTGTCCGGCATTGTCTGGGCGGTGGAGCACCCGGATCGCGGCATCGTCGAGCCCGAACAGCTGGACCATGAGCGGGTGCTGGAAGTCGCCAGGCCTTACCTCGGCACGCTGCTGGGCCAGCGCACCGATTGGACGCCGAGTGGCACTTCGCAGAAACCGTCCGAGGACGGCGCAGCGGATGGCTGGCAATTCGAGCATTTCACCCGGTTTTAA
- the glsB gene encoding glutaminase B — translation MQALLNEILDAVRPLIGQGKVADYIPALGTVAANQLGIAVYSNDGEMYCAGDAETPFSVQSISKVFSLVQAIEHSGEAIWERLGHEPSGQPFNSLVQLEFERGRPRNPFINAGALVICDINQSRFAAPALSMRDFVRRLSGNPQVMVDGKVAESEYQHRARNAAMAYLMQSFGNFHNDVEAVLRSYFSHCALRMNCIDLARAFCFLANDGFCKHSGEQILSARQTQQVNSIMATSGLYDEAGNFAYRVGLPGKSGVGGGIVAVVPGQFSVCVWSPELNTAGNSLAGMAALELLSQRIGWSVF, via the coding sequence ATGCAAGCACTGTTGAACGAGATCCTCGATGCGGTTCGCCCCCTGATTGGTCAGGGCAAGGTGGCCGACTACATTCCTGCCCTCGGCACCGTGGCGGCCAATCAATTGGGCATCGCCGTGTACAGCAACGATGGCGAGATGTATTGCGCGGGCGATGCCGAGACGCCGTTCTCGGTGCAGAGTATTTCCAAGGTCTTCAGCCTGGTGCAGGCCATCGAGCATTCCGGCGAAGCTATCTGGGAGCGCTTGGGCCATGAGCCCTCCGGCCAGCCCTTTAACTCCCTGGTGCAGCTGGAATTCGAGCGCGGCCGGCCGCGTAATCCGTTCATCAACGCCGGTGCCTTGGTGATCTGCGATATCAACCAGTCACGCTTCGCCGCCCCGGCGTTGTCGATGCGCGATTTCGTCCGGCGGCTGTCGGGCAATCCCCAGGTGATGGTAGACGGCAAGGTCGCCGAGTCGGAATATCAGCACCGCGCCCGCAACGCAGCGATGGCTTATCTGATGCAGTCCTTCGGCAATTTCCATAACGACGTGGAAGCGGTGTTGCGCAGCTATTTCAGCCATTGCGCGCTGCGAATGAACTGCATCGACCTGGCTCGGGCGTTCTGCTTCCTCGCCAACGATGGTTTCTGCAAGCACAGCGGTGAGCAGATCCTCAGCGCTCGCCAGACCCAGCAAGTCAATTCCATCATGGCCACCAGCGGCTTGTACGACGAGGCCGGCAACTTCGCCTATCGTGTCGGCCTGCCCGGCAAGAGCGGCGTGGGGGGCGGGATTGTGGCCGTGGTGCCCGGGCAGTTCAGCGTCTGCGTCTGGTCGCCGGAACTCAATACCGCCGGCAACTCCCTGGCCGGCATGGCCGCGCTGGAACTGCTCAGCCAACGGATCGGCTGGTCGGTTTTCTAG
- a CDS encoding manganese catalase family protein, protein MFVHNKRLQYTVRVAEPNPGLANLLLEQFGGAQGELAAASRYFTQALSEDDPGRKDLLMDIATEELSHLEVIGSIIVMLNKGAKGKMAEGVEQEGQLYREINGAGNDSHITSVLYGAGSPLTNSAGVPWTAAYIDTIGEPTADMRSNIAAEARAKIVYERLMNVTDDPGVKEALGFLMTREIAHQLSFEKALHSIQPNFPQGKLPGMPEFTNVYFNMSQGEPTVRGPWNQGDDWEYVENPTPAVDGGDGMASVQLSEKDEALLMDMKARTMSNPESNPTTGADLGSGMQGDKL, encoded by the coding sequence ATGTTCGTACATAACAAACGACTGCAATATACCGTGCGTGTCGCTGAGCCCAATCCAGGACTGGCCAATCTGTTGCTTGAACAGTTTGGCGGCGCCCAGGGCGAATTGGCGGCGGCGTCGCGCTATTTCACCCAGGCCTTGTCCGAAGATGATCCGGGCCGCAAGGACCTGCTGATGGACATTGCCACCGAAGAGCTCAGCCATCTGGAGGTGATCGGTTCGATCATCGTCATGCTGAACAAGGGCGCCAAGGGCAAGATGGCTGAAGGCGTCGAGCAGGAGGGCCAGCTGTACCGTGAAATCAACGGGGCCGGTAATGATTCGCACATCACCAGTGTGCTGTATGGCGCCGGCTCGCCGTTGACCAACTCGGCCGGTGTGCCATGGACCGCCGCCTACATCGATACGATCGGCGAACCGACGGCGGACATGCGTTCGAATATCGCCGCCGAGGCCCGGGCAAAGATCGTTTATGAGCGGCTGATGAACGTCACTGACGATCCTGGTGTAAAAGAAGCCCTGGGCTTCTTGATGACCCGTGAAATCGCCCACCAGCTGTCGTTCGAAAAAGCCCTGCATTCGATCCAGCCCAACTTTCCGCAGGGTAAATTGCCAGGCATGCCGGAGTTCACCAACGTGTACTTCAATATGTCCCAGGGTGAACCTACCGTACGCGGTCCATGGAACCAGGGCGACGATTGGGAGTACGTCGAGAACCCGACGCCAGCGGTCGACGGCGGCGATGGCATGGCCAGCGTACAGTTGAGTGAAAAGGACGAGGCATTGTTGATGGACATGAAGGCGCGGACGATGTCCAACCCTGAAAGCAATCCCACCACGGGCGCCGACTTGGGTTCGGGGATGCAAGGTGACAAACTGTAA